From Danio rerio strain Tuebingen ecotype United States chromosome 7, GRCz12tu, whole genome shotgun sequence, the proteins below share one genomic window:
- the galr1b gene encoding galanin receptor type 1b isoform X1 has product MSKKSERSKRKTAQTVLLVVAAFLICWMPHHIIAMWVEFGQFPLNDASFAFRIISHCLAYGNSCVNPILYAFLSENFRKACKQVFTCRFFYSPPPVEKVVRIRMENFSMTHSTTNI; this is encoded by the coding sequence ACAGCTCAGACGGTGTTGTTGGTTGTGGCTGCATTCCTCATCTGCTGGATGCCACACCACATCATCGCCATGTGGGTCGAATTCGGCCAGTTCCCTCTGAACGATGCTTCTTTTGCATTTCGTATTATTTCCCACTGCCTCGCCTATGGAAACTCCTGCGTCAACCCCATTCTTTATGCTTTCCTCTCTGAAAACTTTAGAAAAGCCTGCAAGCAGGTCTTCACATGCCGTTTTTTTTACTCTCCTCCACCTGTGGAGAAAGTGGTACGCATTCGGATGGAGAACTTCTCCATGACGCATTCCACCACTAACATCTGA